The Anabrus simplex isolate iqAnaSimp1 chromosome 1, ASM4041472v1, whole genome shotgun sequence genome window below encodes:
- the LOC136875450 gene encoding lipopolysaccharide-induced tumor necrosis factor-alpha factor homolog, producing the protein MSNHPTKTDPPPPYGFAGSPPPQPQIVHQPVTMIVGTPPLGPDPSNVQCPSCHAQIQTRVQYETSTRTHLIALLLCVVGCWPCAIIPYCTEDCKTATHNCPSCGAYIGSYKK; encoded by the exons ATGAGCAATCACCCCACGAAGACCGACCCCCCTCCTCCGTATGGATTTGCTGGTTCGCCGCCTCCTCAGCCACAAATTGTGCACCAACCGGTTACCA TGATTGTGGGTACTCCTCCGCTGGGACCTGACCCATCCAACGTGCAGTGCCCGTCCTGCCACGCCCAGATTCAAACACGTGTGCAGTACGAGACCTCTACAAGGACTCACCTCATAGCCCTACTTCTCTGCGTTGTGGG GTGCTGGCCATGCGCAATTATCCCGTACTGCACTGAAGACTGCAAGACTGCAACGCACAACTGCCCCAGCTGTGGAGCCTACATTGGCTCTTATAAAAAGTGA